The Deltaproteobacteria bacterium genomic interval CCAGGGAGAGGAGTTTCTCCAAAATCATGGGGAATAACGGGGGCCTTCGGCCATAGATGTCCGGATAGACTACCAGGGAATCATCCACCACACGGACAGGGTCGTAGATCACCTCCACAGGGACAGGCTTGGCCAGTCTGGTGACAAAGGTCTGTGTCCTGTTTCGCGAGTAGAGATCCAGGTAGGAGGCCTCTTTTTTTTCCGAGAAATGGGTTTGCAGGAACCAGGCGAGCTCGATCACATCCTTCTTTTTCATCCGGACACAGCCGTGGGAGGCGGCCTGCCCGATGAACTGCTCCTTGTTGGTGCCATGCAGGAGGAGCGATTCGCCGAGCGGCATCTTGGCCGGTCCGAGCGGGTTGTTTGGACCCGGCGGTGTCGGTTTTTCCCCGGCGGCCCAAGGGCTATCCGGGGGGAGCCACCAGGGGTTCCAGACAATGGTGTCAATTTCCCGACTGCCGGTAGGGGTTTTGTAACCGACGGTCCCGACGGAGATCGGGTAATCCTTGATCCCCCCCTCCCCGTCATCGAAATGAAGCCTTCCGGCAGGGATGTTGATCACAATCCTGACCGGAGGGGCAGCGTTGGGATCTTTTACCAAGAGGGGGGAGAAGAGTTGCTCCGAATCGAGGAGGTTCCACCCCTCCCGCTCCTCGAAAAGCCCCTGTTCATAGTAATTCGCCAAGGGTGGTTCACCCAAGGGTGGTTCACCCAAGACCCCTCCGGTAAAAAGCGGCCCCGGCAAGAAAAAGAGGGGGGCCAATAGGACGAGTCGTCCCAAATTAGTGAGTCTAATTATACCCATATATCTCTCATTATGATTGTACCATAAATGGGGAGGCTAGAAACCCTAAATTCTTGACACCATTTTTAAACAGA includes:
- a CDS encoding L,D-transpeptidase; translation: MGRLVLLAPLFFLPGPLFTGGVLGEPPLGEPPLANYYEQGLFEEREGWNLLDSEQLFSPLLVKDPNAAPPVRIVINIPAGRLHFDDGEGGIKDYPISVGTVGYKTPTGSREIDTIVWNPWWLPPDSPWAAGEKPTPPGPNNPLGPAKMPLGESLLLHGTNKEQFIGQAASHGCVRMKKKDVIELAWFLQTHFSEKKEASYLDLYSRNRTQTFVTRLAKPVPVEVIYDPVRVVDDSLVVYPDIYGRRPPLFPMILEKLLSLGIDSRDINMEKLGPTLTPAKKVEIPLEELLL